The Elusimicrobiaceae bacterium DNA segment ACAGCCCGTACCGGTATTCAAGAATTGACTTTTCGCGCTCGCCTATCATCTCCAGCGCCTTGTTGAAATCTTCGTGCATCCTGAGCAGCCCCAGCACTTCATCCGGCGAGCCGCTCTGCGTGTCCACAATGGTGTCTTCCAGCGTGAGCGAATCCTCGTCGCCGCTTAGTGGCGAGCCGAGCGATCCTATGCCTTTTGCCGCTTCCGACGCTTCCATTACCGCTTTTATCTGCCGAGCCGACCACTGCATTTCGTTCGCCATTTCCGACAGAGTCGGGTCGCGGCCCAGCTGCCCGTGCAGAATGTCCCACTGCTTCAGCCACTGGCGCAGGCTTTCCCACGCATGCGGCGGAATGCGGATGGTGCCGGTCTGCTCCTCGACCGCGCGGCGGATATACTGCTCGATCCAGTAAGTGGCGTAGGTGGAGAATCGGTAGCCTTTCTGCGGATCGAATTTGTCAATCGCGTGCAGGAGCCCGAGATTGCCTTCCTCGATCAGGTCCATCAGTTCCGTTCCGG contains these protein-coding regions:
- a CDS encoding sigma-70 family RNA polymerase sigma factor — translated: MTEGTDSVSQYFKSMHEVVKEASREEMYELWKRAKRGDRRAKKRIMELNLRLVIPTAKKYYRPGTELMDLIEEGNLGLLHAIDKFDPQKGYRFSTYATYWIEQYIRRAVEEQTGTIRIPPHAWESLRQWLKQWDILHGQLGRDPTLSEMANEMQWSARQIKAVMEASEAAKGIGSLGSPLSGDEDSLTLEDTIVDTQSGSPDEVLGLLRMHEDFNKALEMIGEREKSILEYRYGLSGQKPMTLEEIGQTLKLSRERVRQIEERAVLRLRKVAQRMGIIEINELRASTPNLHIGQFDSKHHTDILGAPTVNNPLRKLKKQAAQHLQRQQKKSKGTK